A region from the Motacilla alba alba isolate MOTALB_02 chromosome 10, Motacilla_alba_V1.0_pri, whole genome shotgun sequence genome encodes:
- the ISLR2 gene encoding LOW QUALITY PROTEIN: immunoglobulin superfamily containing leucine-rich repeat protein 2 (The sequence of the model RefSeq protein was modified relative to this genomic sequence to represent the inferred CDS: inserted 1 base in 1 codon; deleted 5 bases in 4 codons): MRGRQRAAAGGSRAQTMGRGPAAPSTSRRRAGPGRAGAEPRAVPCQGDMAPLLALLLAALLGSGRACPEPCACVDKYAHQFADCAYKELQAVPAGLPSNVTTLSLSANKISSLPRGAFAEVTQVSSLWLAHNEIAAIEPGALAVLAQLKNLDISHNQIVEFPWRDLRNLSALQLLKMNNNRMALVPPDAFRTLKDLRSLRINNNRFATLAEGIFDSLSSLSHLQIYNNPFECSCALRWLKRWMESTLISIPEKESIACALPERLRGVPLAKLPELRCAAPAVTIGYSPXLDAAELPDGFTLSLHCSASGSPPPELRWKIRTAGQSLELGGSGPESAAKEEPRPEPERFVAFKNGTLVIPHLSKREEGTYTCVATNEVGSNHSSVNVAVGGCAQKYPPGPGGDPLGGKGQAGDKKPGTEAAKNSVLTPEERGKALGPTRQSRPGSAAGPEPEGGGRVPLEPPGLEKKCGASAGGSKYISNHAFNQSGDFKRHSFELGVIALDVAERDARVQLTPTQPGGATWGVLYLCQQGRQGHALLQWSQIEAGVNSYWFQGLSPGTNYSVCLSSPGEECRVQVVFTTKKEIPSLIIIVVVSIFLLLLATLPLLGATWCHLLAKLQAKPYKLIMKAQNPDQMEKRMAADFDPRASYLESEKNFGPGEAEAEEEEEEEEEAGDEEGARWRRGREGEGAAELEREESVAASSMAESQSKGGAEEFEVRSEYSDKLPLGAEAVTISPEINGNYRQRPR, translated from the exons ATGCGCGGGAGGCAGCGGGCGGCAGCCGGGGGGAGCCGGGCACAGACAATggggcgcggccccgccgccccctccaCCTCCCgccgccgggcggggccggggcgcgcTGGCGCTGAGCCCCGCgctgtcccctgccaggggGACATGGCCCcgctgctggcgctgctgctGGCGGCCCTGCTGGGCTCGGGCCGGGCGTGCCCGGAGCCGTGCGCTTGCGTGGACAAGTACGCGCACCAGTTCGCCGACTGCGCCTACAAGGAGCTGCAGGCCGTGCCCGCGGGGCTGCCCTCCAACGTGACCACGCTGAGCCTGTCGGCCAACAAGATCAGCTCGCTGCCCCGCGGCGCCTTCGCCGAGGTGACCCAGGTGAGCTCGCTGTGGCTGGCGCACAACGAGATCGCCGCCATCGAGCCCGGCGCGCTGGCCGTGCTGGCGCAGCTCAAGAACCTGGACATCAGCCACAACCAGATCGTGGAGTTCCCCTGGCGGGACCTGCGCAACCTGAGCGCGCTGCAGCTGCTCAAGATGAACAACAACCGCATGGCGCTGGTGCCGCCCGACGCCTTCCGCACGCTCAAGGACCTGCGCTCGCTGCGCATCAACAACAACCGCTTCGCCACGCTGGCCGAGGGCATCTTCGACTCGCTGAGCTCGCTGTCGCACCTGCAGATCTACAACAACCCCTTCGAGTGCTCCTGCGCGCTGCGCTGGCTGAAGCGCTGGATGGAGAGCACGCTCATCTCCATCCCCGAGAAGGAGTCCATCGCCTGCGCGCTGCCCGAGCGCCTGCGCGGCGTGCCGCTGGCCAAGCTGCCCGAGCTGCGCTGCGCCGCGCCCGCCGTCACCATCGGCTACTCGC GACTGGACGCGGCCGAGCTGCCCGACGGCTTCACGCTGAGCCTGCACTGCTCCGCCAGCGGCTCGCCGCCGCCCGAGCTGCGCTGGAAGATCCGCACGGCCggccagagcctggagctgggcgGGAGCGGCCCGGAGAGCGCGGCCAAGGAGGAGCCGCGGCCGGAGCCCGAGCGCTTCGTGGCGTTCAAGAACGGCACCTTGGTGATCCCGCACCTGAGCAAGCGCGAGGAG GGCACCTACACCTGCGTGGCCACCAACGAGGTGGGCAGCAACCACTCCTCGGTCAACGTGGCGGTGGGCGGGTGCGCGCAGAAATACCCGCCGGGGCCCGGCGGCGACCCGCTGGGCGGCAAGGGGCAGGCGGGCGACAAGAAA CCCGGCACCGAGGCGGCCAAGAACAGCGTGCTGACCCCGGAGGAGAGGGGCAAAGCGCTGGGCCCCACCCGGCAGAGCCGGCCCGGCtcggcggcggggccggagccTGAGGGC GGGGGCCGGGTCCCGTTGGAGCCGCCGGGCCTGGAGAAGAAGTGCGGGGCCTCGGCGGGCGGCTCCAAGTACATCTCCAACCACGCCTTCAACCAGAGCGGCGACTTCAAGCGGCACAGCTTCGAGCTGGGCGTCATCGCCCTGGACGTGGCCGAGCGCGACGCCCGCGTGCAGCTGACGCCCACCCAGCCCGGC GGGGCCACCTGGGGCGTGCTCtacctgtgccagcagggccGCCAGGGCCACGCCCTGCTGCAGTGGTCGCAGATCGAGGCCGGCGTGAACTCGTACTGGTTCCAGGGCCTGAGCCCCGGCACCAACTACTCGGTGTGCCTGAGCTCGCCGGGCGAGGAGTGCCGGGTGCAGGTGGTGTTCACCACCAAGAAGGAGATCCCGTCGCTCATCATCATCGTGGTGGTCAgcatcttcctgctgctgctggccacgctgCCGCTGCTGGGCGCCACGTGGTGCCACCTGCTCGCCAAGCTGCAGGCCAAGCCCTACAAGCTGATCATGAAGGCGCAGAACCCCGACCAGATGGAGAAGCGCATGGCCGCCGACTTCGACCCCCGCGCTTCCTACCTGGAGTCCGAGAAGAACTTCGGTCCCGGCGAGGCCGAggccgaggaggaggaggaagaggaggaggaggcgggggATGAAGAAGGAGCGCGGTGGCGGCgcgggagggagggggaaggcgCGGCGGAGCTGGAGCGGGAGGAGAGCGTGGCCGCCAGCTCCATGGCGGAGTCGCAGTCCAAGGGCGGCGCCGAGGAGTTCGAGGTGCGCTCCGAGTACAGCGACAAGCTGCCGCTGGGCGCCGAGGCCGTCACCATCTCCCCGGAGATCAACGGCAACTACCGGCAGCGGCCCCGCTGA
- the LOC119705300 gene encoding immunoglobulin superfamily containing leucine-rich repeat protein-like: MRQLLGVLALVTLLSPGLACPAPCSCSTKKNGRLLAECAYRELWDVPRGLSPNVTILTLSANRLGRLGRASLAEAPELQSLWLGYNHISLVEPGAFAALPHLKNLDLSHNRLADFPWQDLRNLSALQILKLSNNRLAAVPRGALAGLRELRSLWLNDNELATLARGTFEGLPALAQLQLFHNPFNCSCKLFWLKEWAHGTSVVLSRAGSTLCAAPARLRGRPVTDIPGALCVPPSAQLTYLSGPAAAGPRDGLTLTLHCSVAGSPPPEIRWQIRTAGRRVDIHGPTVARDGGAKAGRQRFLAFKNGTMAIPDFGKEDEGTYTCLAVNDVGTRDVSVNVALAGSANPAEELPRDDPQAGHPGGHSCAKGDELDPSGMGEKLVIVYRVSGQARSGAGAREFRLGILPLALGLLLW; encoded by the coding sequence ATGAGGCAGCTGCTCGGCGTCCTGGCGCTGGTGACgctcctgtccccaggcctgGCCTGTCCCGCGCCGTGCTCCTGCTCCACCAAGAAGAACGGGCGGCTGCTGGCCGAGTGCGCCTACCGCGAGCTGTGGGACGTCCCGCGGGGCCTGTCCCCCAACGTCACCATCCTCACGCTCTCCGCCAACCGCCTGGGCCGCCTGGGCCGCGCCTCGCTGGCCGAGGCGCCCGAGCTGCAGTCGCTGTGGTTGGGCTACAACCACATCTCCCTGGTGGAGCCCGGCGCCTTCGCGGCCCTGCCGCACCTCAAGAACCTGGACCTGAGCCACAACCGGCTGGCGGATTTCCCCTGGCAGGACCTGCGCAACCTCAGCGCGCTGCAGATCCTCAAGCTCAGCAACAACCGGCTGGCCGCCGTGCCGCGCGGCGCGCTGGCCGGCCTGCGGGAGCTGCGCTCGCTGTGGCTCAACGACAACGAGCTGGCCACGCTGGCCCGCGGCACCTTCGAGGGGCTGCCGGCGCTGGcgcagctgcagctcttccacaACCCCTTCAACTGCTCCTGCAAGCTCTTCTGGCTCAAGGAGTGGGCGCACGGCACCTCGGTGGTCCTCTCCAGGGCCGGCTCCACGCTGTGCGCCGCGCCGGCACGGCTGCGGGGCCGGCCGGTCACCGACATCCCCGGCGCGCTCTGCGTGCCGCCCTCGGCCCAGCTGACCTACCTgtccggcccggccgcggccggCCCTCGGGACGGGCTGACGCTGACCCTGCACTGCAGCGTGGCCGGCAGCCCCCCGCCGGAGATCCGCTGGCAGATCCGCACAGCCGGCCGCCGCGTGGACATCCACGGGCCCACGGTGGCGCGGGACGGCGGCGCCAAAGCGGGCCGGCAGCGCTTCCTGGCCTTCAAGAACGGCACCATGGCCATCCCCGACTTCGGCAAGGAGGACGAGGGCACCTACACCTGCCTGGCGGTCAACGACGTGGGGACGCGGGACGTGTCGGTCAACGTGGCGCTGGCCGGCTCGGCCAACCCGGCCGAGGAGCTGCCCCGCGACGACCCCCAGGCCGGGCACCCCGGCGGGCACAGCTGCGCCAAGGGGGACGAGCTGGACCCGTCCGGGATGGGCGAGAAGTTGGTCATCGTCTACCGCGTGTCCGGCCAGGCCCGGAGCGGCGCGGGAGCCCGGGAATTCCGCCTGGGAATTCTGCcgctggctctggggctgctgctctggtga